GCAATCGGCGCATGTACAGCGCTGCTGGAACTGGTACGCGGCCGATGATCAGGTTCGCGAGGGTGGCGAGCCGGCGCTGATCGCCGGGATCGCCCGGGCAGTCGTCGCGGACTTCTCCGCCGATCCCGGCCGGGTCTACGCGGCCGGGCTCTCGGCCGGCGGCGCGGCGGCGGCGATCCTGGCGGCGACCTATCCGGACCTGTTCGCAGCCGTCGGCGTCCATTCCGGGCTGGCCTGCGGGGCGGCCCGGGACCTGCCCGGCGCCTTCGCGGCCATGAAGGGGCAGGGCGCGGCGCCGGAGCGGAACCGGCGGGCGGTCCCGACCATCGTGTTCCACGGCGACGGCGATCGCACCGTGCATCCCGTCAACGGCGACCGGGTCGCGGCCCAGGCCGCGCCGGACTCGGGCCTCGCCGAGACGGTCACCCGGGGCACGAGCCCGGGCGGCATGGCCTATACCCGGACAGTCCGCGCGGACGCGTTGGGCCGGCCGGTGCTGGAGCAGTGGGTCCTGCACGGGGCCGGGCACGCGTGGTCGGGCGGAGACCCGGAAGGCTCCTACACCGATCCCCGCGGCCCGGACGCCAGCCGCGCGCTGATCGACTTCTTCCTGGCGCAGGGAGCGGCTCCGGCGACAGAAGCCTGAGGGTGTGAAAGCAGGATGGGCGGCAATGCGGCCCGCGCGGTGCACGACGAAACCCCGCGGGACGACATTCCGGTAAATCCCATCCTGACACCGCATCCTGAGGTGACCGCATCAGCGGGCCTCGGAGGAGGGCTCCTTCGAGGCCTGCGCTGCGCTCCGGCACCTCAGGATGAGGGCGGGGGTTGGATGGCCCGCCCCACCTGGTTCCTGGCTCGTGTCGTGGACCGTGAGGGGCCACGCCGCCGCCATCAGGACGATGTCAGGCCCTGCTCACTCCGCATCCGGCTCGTCGGTATCCTCGTCCATGTCGGCGGGGGCCGACCGGTCGAGGGCCGGTGCGTAACCTCCCGGCGCCGGGTTCGTCGTCACCGAAGCCGGCATGCTCTGCGCATCGGGCTCGGAGGGGATCAGGGTCGCGGTGGCGGCCACGAGGCCGGCCAGCGAACGGACGTTCCGGGGCTGGCGCGGGTCGCGCGAGATCTGCTCGGCTTCCCGCTGCAGGCGCAGGTTGCAGGCTTGGGAGGGCAGGCCGCCCTGCGGCGTGCAGGCGTCGTGGCGGGCGCAGGCCGCGTCGAGGGCGTCGATCGGCGGCAGTGGGGCGTTGTTGCCCGGCCCACAGTAATTGCCGTGGATCAGCATCTTGGGCCCGCCAAAGGCGGCGGGCTGCGCGTGGGACGGTGCCGCGAAAGCGGCACAGCCGGCGGCGAGAAGGAACGGGGCGGCCAGTCTCGTGAGCATCATCAGGACCTCGGGCGATCTCACCCCCTCAGGTGGTTCGCGTCGGATGCCGCGATGCGGCGACAGCGCGAAAAACGGCCGGCTGCCACCGCAAGTTCCCGCGCCGCGATCGCAGGGCTGACCTGCCGCACGTCACGGCCGGGGAGGCTGGCGGGCCGGACGATCCTGCGCCAGAGTGGCGGCAGCATGCCGGAGCCGTCCATGACATCGCCGAATACCGCACGCCTGTTCGAGCCAATGACGCTCGATGGGCTCACTCTGGAGAACCGCATTCTGATCGCGCCGATGTGCCAGTATTCGGCCCGGGACGGCGAGGCCACCGACTGGCACATGATGCACCTCGGCCAACTCGCCATGTCGGGGGCCGGCCTGCTCACCCTGGAGGCCACCGCGGTCTCTCCCGAGGCGCGGATCACCGCCTGGGACCTCGGGCTCTACAACGACGGCTGCGAGCGGGCGTTGGCCCGCGTGCTCGACGCGGTGCGCGAGTACGCGCCGGTGCCGGTCTGCATCCAGATCGCCCATGCCGGCCGCAAGGCCTCGAGCGACGCGCCCTGGGCCGGCGGCCAGCAGATCCCGCCGGAGCACGCCTACGGCTGGCGCACCGAGGCGCCCTCGGCCGTGCCCCACGGTGAGGGGGAGGTCCCGCCCCACGCCCTCGACGCCGCCGACCTGAAGCGCGTCCGCGACCAGTTTGTCGCCACGGCCAAGCGCGCCGTGCGGCTGGGCATCGAGGCGGTGGAACTGCACGGCGCCCACGGCTACCTGCTGCACCAGTTCCTGTCGCCGATCGCCAACAAGCGCACGGACCAGTACGGCGGCAGCCTCGAGAACCGCATGCGCTTCCCGCTGGAGGTCTACGACGCGGTGCGCGACGTCGTCCCCGCGGGCAGCCCCGTCTGGCTGCGCGTCTCGGCCACCGACTGGGTCGAGGACGGGTGGGACTTGGACGAGACGGTCGAGCTGGCCAAGGCCTTGAAGCGCGCGGGCTCGCCGGCGATCCACGTCTCCACGGGCGGCGTCTCGCCCAAGCAGGCGATCAAGCTCGGACCAGGCTATCAGGTGCCCTACGCCGAGCGGATCAAGGCCGAGACCGGCCTGACCACGATTGCGGTCGGCCTGATCACCGAGGCGCGGCAGGCCGAGACGATCCTGCAGGAGGGCAAGGCGGACGCGATCTCGCTGGCGCGGGCGATGCTGTACGATCCGCGCTGGCCCTGGCACGCGGCGGCCGAACTCGGCGCCCGGGTGCGGGCGCCGAAGCAGTACTGGCGCTCGCAGCCGCGGGAGTACAAGGACCTGTTCAAGGACACGGCGTTCGGGCAACGGTGAGGCGATGC
The sequence above is drawn from the Methylobacterium mesophilicum SR1.6/6 genome and encodes:
- a CDS encoding extracellular catalytic domain type 1 short-chain-length polyhydroxyalkanoate depolymerase, with amino-acid sequence MFRFPHIDPSKLDLSALGMPHLDPRTFAAAQKARGAGAGDRAAGMRDAMARFRQAQEAAFTRWTEARRSSGGRSETGGHDGPTLDMEAPRAAGGAWTAPGRDDGPDAATPDSGAPDLSAMMRALRTHLPKTAPARRATVAVPPGARFEERVFSNAAGSRRYKVYVPSGDRGPGQPVVVMLHGCTQNPDDFAAGTRMNALAEEQGFLVAYPEQPQSAHVQRCWNWYAADDQVREGGEPALIAGIARAVVADFSADPGRVYAAGLSAGGAAAAILAATYPDLFAAVGVHSGLACGAARDLPGAFAAMKGQGAAPERNRRAVPTIVFHGDGDRTVHPVNGDRVAAQAAPDSGLAETVTRGTSPGGMAYTRTVRADALGRPVLEQWVLHGAGHAWSGGDPEGSYTDPRGPDASRALIDFFLAQGAAPATEA
- a CDS encoding NADH:flavin oxidoreductase/NADH oxidase, with amino-acid sequence MTSPNTARLFEPMTLDGLTLENRILIAPMCQYSARDGEATDWHMMHLGQLAMSGAGLLTLEATAVSPEARITAWDLGLYNDGCERALARVLDAVREYAPVPVCIQIAHAGRKASSDAPWAGGQQIPPEHAYGWRTEAPSAVPHGEGEVPPHALDAADLKRVRDQFVATAKRAVRLGIEAVELHGAHGYLLHQFLSPIANKRTDQYGGSLENRMRFPLEVYDAVRDVVPAGSPVWLRVSATDWVEDGWDLDETVELAKALKRAGSPAIHVSTGGVSPKQAIKLGPGYQVPYAERIKAETGLTTIAVGLITEARQAETILQEGKADAISLARAMLYDPRWPWHAAAELGARVRAPKQYWRSQPREYKDLFKDTAFGQR